In one Rhopalosiphum padi isolate XX-2018 chromosome 3, ASM2088224v1, whole genome shotgun sequence genomic region, the following are encoded:
- the LOC132925268 gene encoding uncharacterized protein LOC132925268 isoform X1, with translation MIMVVNIVQWENVPLWKYTWCSIISATQVLPKPLTPKMLDRYENIMLDNLTSNLKNINKPGELIEIDSFALSSLFDNDLQNYYMYWSACEVIHENIVLWIISSKEISINEAQLSRMRSLRGFDNKYILSNCRLPKLSGENKVLRVTQHSMDQKEIQSMEGNDDSALVTPEKTDMPGNMVKSSTSAQTMQKEPEPLPNKSNINSDTVKKEDVIISVVTTTTIANPIVINATRPKKDIIPTKSLDLEDQCKDAEHILNFTKPLYSNNKEKNILNDSELTKNLVIRFVRNCDSLSLLYL, from the exons ATGATAATGGTAGTGAACATCGTACAATGGGAAAATG ttCCCCTATGGAAATACACTTGGTGTTCTATAATATCAGCTACTCAAGTACTTCCGAAGCCTTTAACGCCCAAGatg TTGGATCGCTATGAAAATATCATGTTGGACAATTTGacgtcaaatttaaaaaatattaataagccaGGAGAATTAATCGAAATTGATTCGTTTGCATTATCAAGTTTGTTTGataatgatttacaaaattattacatgTATTGGAGTGCATGTGAAGTAATTcatgaaaatatagtattatggatAATTTCTTCAAAAGAAATTTCAATCAATGAAGCACAA TTATCTCGTATGCGATCTCTAAGAGGatttgataataagtatatactgtCAAATTGTCGATTGCCAAAATTATCCGGGGAGAACAAAGTGCTACGCGTGACCCAGCATTCAATGGACCAAAAGGAAATTCAGTCGATGGAAGGAAATGACGATAGTGCATTAGTAACACCAGAAAAAACGGATATGCCAGGTAACATGGTCAAATCAAGTACATCTGCGCAAACAATGCAAAAAGAACCGGAACCGTTACCtaataaaagcaatattaatagTGATACGGTCAAAAAAGAAGATGTGATTATTTCGGTAGTCACTACCACTACAATAGCTAATCCGATAGTGATAAACGCAACTCGGCCTAAAAAAGatataatacctacaaaatCACTCGATTTGGAGGATCAATGTAAAGATGCGGAGCATATTTTGAACTTTACGAAACCTTTATATTCGAATAACAAAGAGAAAAACATACTAAATGATTCGGAACTTACAAAGAATTTAGTTATAAGGTTCGTGAGAAATTGCgattcattatcattattatatttatag
- the LOC132925268 gene encoding uncharacterized protein LOC132925268 isoform X2 — translation MIMVVNIVQWENVPLWKYTWCSIISATQVLPKPLTPKMLDRYENIMLDNLTSNLKNINKPGELIEIDSFALSSLFDNDLQNYYMYWSACEVIHENIVLWIISSKEISINEAQLSRMRSLRGFDNKYILSNCRLPKLSGENKVLRVTQHSMDQKEIQSMEGNDDSALVTPEKTDMPVIRSKKKM, via the exons ATGATAATGGTAGTGAACATCGTACAATGGGAAAATG ttCCCCTATGGAAATACACTTGGTGTTCTATAATATCAGCTACTCAAGTACTTCCGAAGCCTTTAACGCCCAAGatg TTGGATCGCTATGAAAATATCATGTTGGACAATTTGacgtcaaatttaaaaaatattaataagccaGGAGAATTAATCGAAATTGATTCGTTTGCATTATCAAGTTTGTTTGataatgatttacaaaattattacatgTATTGGAGTGCATGTGAAGTAATTcatgaaaatatagtattatggatAATTTCTTCAAAAGAAATTTCAATCAATGAAGCACAA TTATCTCGTATGCGATCTCTAAGAGGatttgataataagtatatactgtCAAATTGTCGATTGCCAAAATTATCCGGGGAGAACAAAGTGCTACGCGTGACCCAGCATTCAATGGACCAAAAGGAAATTCAGTCGATGGAAGGAAATGACGATAGTGCATTAGTAACACCAGAAAAAACGGATATGCCAG TGATACGGTCAAAAAAGAAGATGTGA